DNA sequence from the Cucumis melo cultivar AY chromosome 6, USDA_Cmelo_AY_1.0, whole genome shotgun sequence genome:
TATTTGTTAAACATTTCAcaaaatttaaagattttgATTTTATAATCGTTTCATCTTTGgattttgaaaataagtttAATAGGCGTTATTTTTCACTCATaactttatttgtttttttgttttactaTGTAACTTACACAGATGTTATAAAAAGTCAAGTCAAacattaaaaactaaaaataaattataatttgaaaaagtttgttttgtttaatttctaAAAGTAATAGACTAAAATTTctaagacttttttttttcaagaaatgcGTGAAGAATTATAGTACGTGATTAAGGAGAAAATAAgcataaatttaaacaattaaaaaatttgaaagataGTCGTTACCAAACCGAAACTTAAGTTACGACTTCCGATTCTTTTAATATCACAtcacaaatataaaataaaattttaaacctacaaacaattaaaaagaagaaaacgtGTTTGTAAGTAGTTCAACAACTACATGAATAAAGAATCAAACTATCAACATAGTTTTGAAATAGTAATTGATATTCTATTACCTGAATTTGAATTATATAACATATTCTAACCAAATAACAACAAGACATCCCTTTTTCCTATATCTATCGGAAAATGTCATAATGGAAgtataataaacaaataaacttCTGAGCCAACTTCTCCACCACCACCATGTCCCATGCCCCcacacaattttattttattactattatttttaaaatcgaAAATGTTTgagaaaatcaaattaaaaaataatcataatcttccaatattcatattatatatataccaaCAGAATGCCCCCGCTATTCTCCAAGTACTGACCAATAtatttctctttttcatttttgtgtTTTCTTTTGTTCATATCAATGGAAAACTCAGCCAACTCCAGAATCTGCAGCCACGGCGAGGAGGATCGGTGTGAAGCGACGTTTCACGAGGACCCTAGTTGGAGTACTTCTTCCTCCATGGACGATCTTCTCATGTTCGATGTTCGTAGTACGattcattcttcttcttatgAGTTTTTTCAAACCCGCCTTTGTTGTTCCTCCGCCGTGGATGGTGGAGCTCAGGCTTCTGCTTCCTCCTTCCGACTGAAACGGAGGAAGATGGCAGCCGATGATGATCTCGAAGATACTGCCACTTCTCCTCCTCATCCTTCCATTGTTTCCAAGGTACTTTCTTTAGCAAATTAATATCACATTTGTGAATAATTTCAGAAgtaatttaatataattctttttatatttttctcttGAATATATTTACTTTCGTTGTTAtcacaaataatttaaaaactttaaggcaaaatttgaaaatcagTAGCATTTTTCAAAACTAAATATTATTGTTTGCTTTTAGCGTATTGAGAAttcaaatattttctaaatgatATGAAAACAACTGTATGAAAGGGTGAGATAACAAATTtcgatatttttttaaaaaagaagtttctttaataactatttcattctttttctttttctttttttaaattaaacttattgTGATGCATTTTTGTTgagtaaaaaaaattgaattctttagccaaatttcaaacaaaataagtttttttttttttaatttcaaaatttagctTGGATTTATCACTTCTAAAATGTTgacaataaaacataaaaaccAATAGATAAGATGCAATACTGTTTATgtacttaattttaaaagacaaaaaaactaaatgaaatcaaataaatacaaaCAGGAGTTTTAGCATAACAATTGAatgtaaaaattttaaaattcgcCCATTTTcgaataataattaaaactaataaataTAAACTTGAATTACTTTTCCAAACCTGTCGCACATCAACCCCCTCTAATGATTTTCTTTCCGTTAGGAAAAAAATGCAAGTAGTTTTtatatacaaatattaactTGGTGAACTAATTTGGTATTAATCAGATGGATGAGCCTAGTTCTAAGCAACAGAAGAAGCAGAGGGCAACGATCAATCAAACAAAGCACAAGGTTTCTAATATTTAtctaaaaaaatatgttgagtttttgatattataataacattattatttgaGATGCAATATATACAATCTAACTTTGTTTTTGGGGTTATGTTTTATTGTTGTAGGGAAAAGGAAGTGAAGACTATGGGGAGGTTGAAGATAGAATAATTCAAGTGGGTGTTGTGGGGAGGGATAATAATAAGAATTATTGTAGCACAGGACTTAAGAACATTGGTCTTTGTTTAGTTCCTGTATCCATGGCTCTCAATTATTTTGCTTAGGGTTCTCTCCCTTCTTCAATTTCTTCTATACACAATgttttatatacatacatatacatatattcaATTAGGTTGACACGTTGGTAACATTTTCAATCATTTCCCACACTGTATTTTGTATAATATCCATGTCAACTTTTTTGTTAGGTTTTCTCCCTTGATAAATGCATATATATAGTACACATTGTTTCATATTGATCTCTTTTATCTCccttatttaattaaatattaaactgatttgttaaaaaaaatgaatgagaATTATTTTTCACTATTTGACATGTAATATGGGACCAAAAGCCTCTCCTCAAATATAGTCGAACATTCCTTCTCGAAAATATTTTGGACAATGTGCAACTTTGGTGGCACTTCAAACAATCCTCCTCTTGAAtaaaagaaacacaaaaaaCCTCCACTCAAATAGAGTAATCTTATTTTATGTTTATTCTCGAGTAATTACTTCGCCTGAGCCCATTCTCTATCCTAATTTAGCTCAACCATGCATATCACAATAATGGCTACATCAAGATATATTATGTGACTAGATGTAAGGGCATAGCTCTAATACCACTCATGTTAAGGACAAAACCAACCAAGCAAGTATTTCCATAAATGTATGATGTTGTTCAATTTTGGACATAATCCCTCTTCATGACTTTTGTTGTCACATACCTAAGATTATGTGAAATGACAAACGTTCTCAAAAAGggtttaattataaaaatgaaaaaaaaaagattcgccaccaatattttattttacggtgtgattggacacaaAAATCTAGCAAATaagttttaaataaaataaaaaaataatttgcaaaaaaaaaaaaaaatagagttgagTTTGGGAATCATTTGTGTACAGGAAGGTGTTTAGCACCCCATAACATATTACAAGAAATTGGGGGGTTCCTAGCACAAGACGGCGTCGGAAGAAAGAACGTCGGGACACGACGAAcacattattttaatattatcttttccTGACGTCCTTTATGGGACGTTGGAAAAGGGACGTTGGAAAATAAGAAGCCATTCCCGACGTTTGGGATTAGGGCATTGGAAATTGTTcgcaattaaaataaatatatagcGTCTCCCGACGCCATGCATGGGACGTCGGAATGGAGATCCCTGTTCTCGATGGTACTCGTCATGCGTCAAAAATAGATAACACCATTCTCGACGCCTTACATGGACCGTCGGAAACTATTCGAAGATTAATTATGTCAGATCAATATTTTCGACATCCCATGTATGACGTTGGGAATACATGTTATCTATTTCCAACGCCCTTAGTGATTCATCGGGAATGTTTCTAACTATTCCCAATGAATCACTAATGGCGTTGGGAACAGGGGGAAGTCCCGATGTTTTCATGGTGCGTTGGAAGTTCCCTTATATATactcgtttcagttctgtaattCATAGAACTAAAAATGAAGAGAAATAAGAGGGTtgagaagagaagaaaatgaagagaactctGCCGTGTCGCTGCTTCGCCCATTTGTCGTGCCCTTTGCCGTCGTACCACCGCTCATCCCTATTTGGTAAGTTTCAAATCCTTTAGGATATTGTTTAGAGTTTAGagttttgaagttagtttaggttagtatgtttagagtt
Encoded proteins:
- the LOC103501601 gene encoding uncharacterized protein LOC103501601, which gives rise to MENSANSRICSHGEEDRCEATFHEDPSWSTSSSMDDLLMFDVRSTIHSSSYEFFQTRLCCSSAVDGGAQASASSFRLKRRKMAADDDLEDTATSPPHPSIVSKMDEPSSKQQKKQRATINQTKHKGKGSEDYGEVEDRIIQVGVVGRDNNKNYCSTGLKNIGLCLVPVSMALNYFA